The following nucleotide sequence is from Pseudomonas putida S13.1.2.
GGCCCGGTCACCCCCAGCGACAAATCGATGAACAGCGAATACGCCCCCACCGCCGCGCCGCGGTTGGCCGCCGACACCTGGTTCACCGCTTCCACGCCCAATGCCGGGAACACCAGCGAGAACCCAAACCCGCTCAGTGCTGCACCCGCCAATGCCAGTTCGGCACTGGGGGCCAGCCATAGCATCAGCAGCCCAAGTGTTTCTACCGACAGGCAGGCGATCGCTACCCGGAACCCGCCTATCCGGTTGATCAGGTTGCCGAACAGCAGCCGTGCGCTGATGAAACTGGCGCCGAACAGGCTCAGGGTCAATGCCGCATCAGTCCAGCCACGGCTGGCGTAGTACAAGGTGATGAAGGTGGCGATGGTGCCAAAGCCGATCGAGCCCAGGGCCAGCCCCGAGCCATGCGGGAACACCTTGCCCAGCACCCGCAGGAACGGCAGGCGTACACCGCTGACAATGGGCGCAGCCTGCTTGGGCCAGGCCAGCAGCAGGCCAAGGGTGCACAGCAGGATGATGCTGACGCCCATGCTCCATAGCCCCAGGCTCTTGACCATCAGTACGCCCAACGGAGCGCCGATGGCCAGTGCGCCATAGCTGGCGATGCCATTCCAGGAGATGACCTTGGCGGTGTTTTCGGCGCCCACCCGGCCGATGCCCCAGCCAATCGCGCCCGAGCCCACCAGGCTTTCGGCGCTGCCCAGCACCAGGCGGCCAACCAGCAGGCAGGCCAGGCTCAGCCAGGGCAGGTGGGTGAGGAAGGCGCAGGCCAGCATGAACACCCCGCTAAGCCCGCAGCCTACCAAGCCATACATGACGGCTTTCTTGCTGCCATGGTTGTCGATGATGCGGCTGGCGGTGGGGCGGCTGAGCAAGGTGGCCAGGTACTGCACGCTGATCACAAGGCCAGCGACCACGGCGCTGAAACCCAGGTCGTTATGCACATAGCCGGGCAATACGGCCAGTGGAATGCCGATGTTCAGGTAGCCGATGAAGGTGAAGAGGACGATGGAGACGACTTGCAGGGTGACCGCAAGGGGGCGCGGTGAGTCGGGCATGGGGACCTACGTGTGTTCAGGACGGTGTGAAAACGTGATGACGGGGGTGGCCCGCAGGTCAGCCGTTTTCACACAGTCGGGGATGCGCAGTTATTCCTGGTCAGCGCTGGATTGATCGTCACCATCCTGCTCGACGGCAGCTGCCGGTTCGGCGTGAACGGTCACGGATGGCTCTTCTGGGTTCAAGCTTGGGAAGGGAAGATTCGGGATTTCGTGCATCTCGTCGTTCCTCGCAAGTGTGAGTGAAAAGTCTGCGCCAGGCGCGGTTGAAGCTTCGCAAAGCTGGGGCAGGATACACAAGTCTGGATGACAGTTTGGATTTTTTACCGGTCGCTTGTCGGTTTTGCGGGCGAACAGCGCACATTTTTCCTGCAAATAATTGGGGCCGCTTCGCGCCCCTTCGCTGGCTTGCCCGCTCCCACAGGGGCCGCGAAAACCAGGGGCGCGCGCCGTCTTTGTGGGAGCGGGCAAGCCCGCGAAGGGCGCGAAGCGGCCCCAGTTTCCAAGCGATTACTTACGGCCTTCAGCCGTTTCAGCCACCTTGTCGGTGCGCGCGCACATGATGAAGTCGTTGCGGTGCAGGCCTTTGATCGAGTGGCTCCACCAGGTCACGGTGACCTTGCCCCACTCGGTCAGCAGCCCCGGGTGGTGGCCTTCGGCTTCGGCGATTTCGCCCACGGCGTTGGTGAACGCCAAGGCGTGCTTGAAGTTCTTGAACAGGAACACGCGCTCAAGCTCCATGTGGCCGTCACGTACTTCGATGTTCCAGTCCGGGATTTCGCGAATCAGCTCGGCCAGCTCTTCGTCGGAGACTTTCGGGGCATCGGCGCGGCAGGCTTCGCAATGGGCTTGGTTCAAGGCATTCATGTGAGATGTTTTCCAGTTCGAGTTGTTATCGGCAAGGTCGCTCAGGCGGCGACCTTGGGTGGAAACTTCGGCGCGTGCAGGCCCAGCTGCATGGCTTTATGGACCATGCCCATGATGTCTTCGTGGGCCAGGTCGAACAGGCGCTTCATGTTCGGCAGCACGAAATACAGCGGCTGCAGGATGTCGATGCGGTACGGCGTGCGCATGGCCTCGATCGGGTCGAAGGCCTGGTGCTCAGGCTCGCCAGACAGACTGTACACAGTCTCCTTGGGCGACGAGAGGATGCCGCCGCCATAGATCTTGCGGCCTTGTGGGGTTTCCATCAGGCCAAACTCGATGGTCATCCAGTACAGGCGTGCCAGGTAGACGCGTTGTTCCTTGGTCGCGGCCAGGCCGAGCTTGCCGTAGGTGTGGGTGAATTCGGCGAACCATGGGTTGGTCAGCAGCGGGCAGTGGCCGAAGATCTCGTGGAAGATATCGGGCTCTTGCAGGTAGTCCAGCTCCTCCGGGGTACGGATGAAGGTGGCAACCGGGAAGCGCTTGCTGGCCAGCAGTTCGAAGAAGGTCTGGAAGGGGATCAGTGCCGGTACCCGGGCAACTTGCCAGCCGGTGGTGGCCGCTAGCACCTTGTTGACCTCGCCCAGTTGCGGGATACGGTCATGGGGCAGCTTGAGCTGGTCGATGCCGTCCAGGTATTCCTGGCACGC
It contains:
- a CDS encoding MFS transporter, translated to MPDSPRPLAVTLQVVSIVLFTFIGYLNIGIPLAVLPGYVHNDLGFSAVVAGLVISVQYLATLLSRPTASRIIDNHGSKKAVMYGLVGCGLSGVFMLACAFLTHLPWLSLACLLVGRLVLGSAESLVGSGAIGWGIGRVGAENTAKVISWNGIASYGALAIGAPLGVLMVKSLGLWSMGVSIILLCTLGLLLAWPKQAAPIVSGVRLPFLRVLGKVFPHGSGLALGSIGFGTIATFITLYYASRGWTDAALTLSLFGASFISARLLFGNLINRIGGFRVAIACLSVETLGLLMLWLAPSAELALAGAALSGFGFSLVFPALGVEAVNQVSAANRGAAVGAYSLFIDLSLGVTGPLVGAVAAGFGFASMFLFAATAAACGLVLSLYLYRQARLHRDRAQEP
- a CDS encoding 4a-hydroxytetrahydrobiopterin dehydratase, whose amino-acid sequence is MNALNQAHCEACRADAPKVSDEELAELIREIPDWNIEVRDGHMELERVFLFKNFKHALAFTNAVGEIAEAEGHHPGLLTEWGKVTVTWWSHSIKGLHRNDFIMCARTDKVAETAEGRK
- the phhA gene encoding phenylalanine 4-monooxygenase; translation: MKQTQYVAREPDAHGFIDYPQQEHAVWNTLITRQLKVIEGRACQEYLDGIDQLKLPHDRIPQLGEVNKVLAATTGWQVARVPALIPFQTFFELLASKRFPVATFIRTPEELDYLQEPDIFHEIFGHCPLLTNPWFAEFTHTYGKLGLAATKEQRVYLARLYWMTIEFGLMETPQGRKIYGGGILSSPKETVYSLSGEPEHQAFDPIEAMRTPYRIDILQPLYFVLPNMKRLFDLAHEDIMGMVHKAMQLGLHAPKFPPKVAA